Proteins encoded by one window of Yersinia massiliensis:
- the mltG gene encoding endolytic transglycosylase MltG, which produces MKIKRTRVIILFVVICVGLLLSGYQAVQRFANQPLAITQETFFKLPTGTGRVALENLLQRDHLIKNTRLFPWLLRIEPELAQFKAGTYRFTPGMTVREMLQLLASGKEAQFTVRFIEGKRLRDWMDELQQSKYVKHVLAGKSDAEIAKLLGLKDSEHPEGWLYPDTYSYTAGTTDLALLKRAHVKMEKTVDEIWQGRDKSLPYKTPGELVTMASIIEKETAVNEERTKVASVFINRLRMGMRLQTDPTVIYGMGDNYNGNISRKDLDTPTPYNTYVISGLPPTPIAMPGLASLTAAAHPAKTAYLYFVADGKGGHTFTTNLASHNQAVRVYRQSLKDKNEQ; this is translated from the coding sequence ATGAAAATAAAACGTACCAGAGTAATAATCCTGTTTGTGGTGATCTGTGTGGGATTACTGCTTTCTGGCTATCAGGCAGTACAACGCTTTGCTAATCAGCCATTGGCGATTACGCAAGAAACGTTCTTTAAGCTTCCGACAGGAACGGGGCGGGTTGCATTAGAGAATTTGTTGCAACGTGACCATCTGATTAAAAATACTCGCTTATTCCCTTGGCTGTTGCGTATCGAGCCTGAGTTAGCCCAGTTTAAAGCGGGGACTTACCGTTTTACGCCTGGCATGACGGTTCGAGAGATGCTGCAGCTGCTTGCCAGCGGCAAAGAAGCACAATTTACCGTACGCTTTATCGAAGGTAAGCGGCTGCGTGACTGGATGGATGAGCTACAGCAATCAAAATACGTGAAGCATGTGTTGGCGGGAAAGAGTGATGCTGAGATTGCCAAACTGCTGGGATTGAAAGACAGTGAGCACCCTGAAGGTTGGCTCTATCCTGACACCTATTCTTACACTGCTGGCACGACTGATCTGGCATTACTGAAACGTGCTCATGTGAAGATGGAAAAAACAGTTGATGAAATCTGGCAAGGACGAGATAAGTCATTGCCTTACAAAACGCCGGGTGAGCTGGTCACGATGGCATCCATCATCGAAAAAGAAACCGCGGTAAATGAGGAACGGACCAAAGTGGCGTCGGTGTTTATCAACCGTCTGCGTATGGGTATGCGCTTACAAACAGACCCAACAGTCATTTATGGCATGGGCGATAATTATAATGGCAACATAAGCCGTAAAGACTTAGATACCCCGACGCCTTATAATACCTACGTTATTTCCGGTCTACCGCCGACGCCTATCGCCATGCCAGGGCTGGCATCGTTGACCGCTGCTGCGCACCCCGCGAAAACGGCTTACCTGTATTTTGTGGCAGATGGCAAGGGCGGGCATACTTTTACCACCAATTTAGCCAGTCATAACCAAGCGGTGCGAGTTTATCGTCAATCGCTAAAGGATAAAAATGAACAGTAA
- the pabC gene encoding aminodeoxychorismate lyase, with protein MFWINGVEQNLISASDRSVQFGDGCFTTARVCDGRVVWLDKHILRLQQATERLLMPTVNWNALTQEMVEAGGHTEEGVLKVIISRGSGGRGYSGTACQHPTRIISLSDYPAQYHSWRERGVSLALSPVPLARNPLLAGVKHLNRLEQVLIRAHLERTTADEALVLDTEGMLVECCAANLFWRRKEVIFTPDLSLSGVDGIMRQQIISCLSAHGRRVEVVSQPPNVLADADEVMICNALMPLLPVNRADNRVYHSRQLFDFLSQHCCDI; from the coding sequence ATGTTCTGGATTAATGGTGTAGAGCAAAATTTGATTTCCGCGTCTGACCGCTCAGTGCAGTTTGGTGATGGCTGTTTTACGACAGCAAGGGTTTGTGATGGGCGAGTGGTATGGCTGGATAAGCACATATTACGTTTACAGCAGGCGACCGAACGCTTACTCATGCCGACAGTCAACTGGAATGCACTGACTCAAGAAATGGTTGAGGCGGGAGGCCACACCGAGGAGGGCGTGCTGAAGGTGATTATTAGTCGGGGGAGTGGCGGACGAGGTTATAGCGGTACGGCATGTCAGCATCCTACGCGGATTATTTCTCTCAGTGATTATCCTGCTCAATATCATAGCTGGCGTGAGCGAGGCGTCTCATTGGCGCTCAGTCCAGTACCCTTGGCGCGCAACCCATTGCTGGCGGGTGTGAAGCACCTCAATCGTCTGGAACAAGTATTGATTCGTGCACATCTTGAGCGCACAACGGCTGATGAGGCGCTGGTGCTTGACACTGAAGGCATGCTGGTGGAATGCTGTGCGGCTAATTTATTTTGGCGTCGAAAAGAGGTGATATTTACACCTGATCTCAGTCTATCGGGTGTTGATGGCATCATGCGCCAGCAGATTATATCTTGCCTTAGCGCCCATGGCCGGCGGGTAGAGGTTGTGTCACAACCGCCAAACGTTTTGGCTGATGCAGATGAAGTGATGATATGTAATGCGCTGATGCCGCTTTTGCCGGTGAATCGCGCGGATAACCGAGTATACCATTCGCGACAGTTGTTTGATTTTTTGAGTCAGCACTGTTGCGACATATAA
- the fabF gene encoding beta-ketoacyl-ACP synthase II, with translation MSKRRVVVTGLGMLSPVGNTVESTWKAVLAGQSGISLIDHFDTSAYATRFAGLVKDFNCEDYISRKDARKMDAFIQYGVAAGMQAMQDSGLEVTEANASRIGAAIGSGIGGLGLIEENHTSLVNGGPRKISPFFVPSTIVNMIAGHLTIMYGLRGPSISIATACTSGVHNIGHAARIIAYNDADVMVAGGAEKASTPLGVGGFGAARALSTRNDNPQAASRPWDKDRDGFVLGDGAGMMVLEEYEHAKKRGAKIYAEVVGFGMSSDAYHMTSPPEDGSGAALAMVNALRDAGVTTAQIGYINAHGTSTPAGDKAETQAVKSVFGEDARKVMVSSTKSMTGHLLGAAGAVESIFTVLALRDQAIPATINLDNPDEGCDLDYVPHEARQVKEMEYTLCNSFGFGGTNGSLVFRKV, from the coding sequence GTGTCTAAGCGTCGAGTTGTTGTGACTGGACTGGGCATGTTGTCTCCTGTCGGTAATACAGTCGAATCCACATGGAAAGCTGTTCTTGCCGGGCAGAGTGGCATCAGCCTGATCGACCATTTCGATACTAGTGCCTATGCAACGCGATTTGCTGGCTTAGTGAAAGATTTTAATTGTGAAGATTACATTTCGCGTAAAGATGCACGCAAAATGGATGCCTTCATACAGTACGGTGTTGCCGCTGGCATGCAAGCCATGCAAGACTCCGGGCTCGAAGTCACAGAGGCCAATGCCTCTCGTATCGGGGCCGCTATTGGCTCGGGTATTGGTGGCTTGGGTTTGATTGAGGAAAACCACACCTCGCTGGTGAACGGTGGCCCTCGTAAAATCAGTCCCTTCTTCGTGCCTTCAACTATCGTGAATATGATTGCTGGCCATCTGACCATTATGTATGGTCTGCGTGGGCCCAGTATCTCTATTGCGACAGCATGTACTTCAGGTGTGCACAACATCGGTCACGCGGCGCGTATCATTGCTTACAATGATGCAGATGTCATGGTGGCGGGTGGGGCTGAAAAAGCCAGTACACCATTAGGTGTCGGTGGTTTTGGCGCAGCACGTGCATTGTCCACCCGTAACGATAACCCACAGGCCGCTAGCCGCCCATGGGATAAAGACCGTGATGGTTTCGTGCTGGGTGATGGTGCAGGCATGATGGTACTTGAAGAGTACGAACATGCGAAAAAACGTGGCGCGAAAATCTATGCAGAAGTGGTTGGGTTTGGTATGAGCAGCGATGCCTATCATATGACCTCACCACCGGAAGACGGTTCTGGCGCAGCGCTGGCAATGGTCAATGCATTACGTGATGCAGGTGTGACGACGGCTCAAATCGGTTATATCAATGCTCACGGTACATCTACTCCTGCTGGCGATAAAGCCGAAACGCAGGCGGTTAAGTCTGTATTTGGTGAAGATGCCCGTAAAGTGATGGTCAGTTCCACCAAATCCATGACTGGGCACTTATTAGGTGCAGCAGGTGCGGTTGAGTCTATCTTTACTGTGCTGGCGCTACGTGATCAAGCCATACCTGCAACCATTAATCTGGATAACCCAGATGAAGGTTGTGACTTGGACTATGTTCCTCATGAAGCCCGTCAGGTTAAAGAAATGGAATACACGCTGTGTAATTCCTTCGGCTTCGGTGGCACAAACGGCTCTTTGGTTTTCCGTAAGGTATAA
- the acpP gene encoding acyl carrier protein — translation MSTIEERVKKIIVEQLGVKEDEVKNSASFVEDLGADSLDTVELVMALEEEFDTEIPDEEAEKITTVQAAIDFINANQQ, via the coding sequence ATGAGCACTATCGAAGAACGCGTTAAGAAAATCATCGTTGAACAACTGGGTGTTAAAGAAGACGAAGTGAAGAACAGTGCTTCTTTCGTTGAAGATCTTGGCGCGGATTCTCTGGACACCGTTGAGCTGGTAATGGCTCTGGAAGAAGAATTTGATACTGAGATTCCAGACGAAGAAGCAGAAAAAATCACTACTGTTCAGGCAGCTATTGATTTTATCAACGCTAACCAGCAGTAA
- the fabG gene encoding 3-oxoacyl-ACP reductase FabG, whose amino-acid sequence MSFEGKIALVTGASRGIGRAIAELLAERGARVIGTATSEKGAEAISAYLGESGKGLMLNVVDPASIESVLATIRAEFGEVDILVNNAGITRDNLLMRMKDEEWQDIIDTDLTSVFRLSKAVMRAMMKKRFGRIITIGSVVGTMGNAGQVNYAAAKAGLIGFSKSLAREVASRGITVNVVAPGFIETDMTTALTDDQRAGILAQVPANRLGQAKEIASAVAFLASDEASYISGETLHVNGGMYMI is encoded by the coding sequence ATGAGCTTCGAAGGAAAAATTGCGCTGGTAACAGGCGCTAGCCGCGGTATTGGCCGTGCGATTGCAGAATTATTGGCTGAACGTGGTGCCCGTGTTATTGGTACAGCGACGAGTGAAAAGGGCGCTGAAGCAATCAGCGCCTATTTGGGCGAGAGTGGCAAAGGTTTAATGCTGAATGTCGTGGATCCTGCATCAATCGAGTCTGTTTTGGCAACGATTCGTGCGGAATTTGGCGAAGTTGACATTTTAGTGAATAATGCAGGTATTACGCGTGATAACCTGCTGATGCGTATGAAGGACGAAGAGTGGCAAGATATTATTGACACTGATCTGACTTCCGTGTTCCGTCTGTCAAAAGCGGTAATGCGAGCTATGATGAAAAAGCGTTTTGGGCGTATCATCACCATTGGGTCTGTAGTGGGGACAATGGGCAATGCGGGGCAGGTTAACTACGCGGCAGCTAAAGCGGGTCTGATCGGTTTTAGCAAGTCTTTGGCGCGTGAGGTTGCTTCACGTGGCATTACTGTCAACGTTGTGGCACCTGGCTTTATTGAGACAGACATGACGACGGCGTTGACAGATGATCAACGCGCAGGCATTTTAGCCCAAGTACCAGCTAACCGGCTTGGGCAAGCTAAAGAAATCGCCAGCGCTGTTGCATTTTTAGCCTCTGATGAGGCCAGCTATATCTCTGGTGAAACGTTACATGTCAATGGCGGCATGTATATGATTTAA
- the fabD gene encoding ACP S-malonyltransferase, translating into MSKFAMVFPGQGSQSLGMLADLAAQFPIVEATFSEASSVLGYDLWQLVQQGPAEELNKTWQTQPALLTASVAIWRVWQHQGGKLPTLMAGHSLGEYSALVCAGVLDFKQAVSLVELRGKLMQEAVPEGTGAMYAIIGLDNESIAKACEESAQGQVVSPVNFNSPGQVVIAGNKEAVERAGTACKAAGAKRALPLPVSVPSHCALMKPAADKLAEALENIEFQAPIFPVVNNVDVKTEVSPEAIRSALVRQLYNPVRWTESVEFIAAEGVELLLEVGPGKVLTGLTKRIVDTLAAAPVNDVATLTNALEN; encoded by the coding sequence ATGTCGAAATTTGCAATGGTATTTCCAGGCCAAGGGTCTCAATCCCTTGGCATGCTGGCTGATTTGGCCGCACAATTTCCGATAGTTGAAGCAACCTTCAGTGAAGCATCATCGGTCTTGGGTTACGATTTGTGGCAGTTAGTGCAACAAGGCCCAGCAGAAGAACTGAATAAAACGTGGCAAACACAACCAGCTTTACTGACAGCATCCGTTGCTATCTGGCGTGTTTGGCAGCATCAAGGTGGTAAATTGCCTACGTTGATGGCTGGCCATAGCTTGGGTGAATACTCAGCGTTGGTTTGTGCTGGTGTACTGGATTTCAAACAGGCGGTCAGTCTGGTTGAATTACGCGGTAAACTGATGCAAGAAGCCGTACCTGAAGGTACGGGTGCGATGTACGCCATTATTGGTCTGGATAATGAATCCATTGCCAAAGCCTGTGAAGAGTCTGCCCAAGGGCAGGTTGTTTCACCAGTCAACTTTAACTCACCAGGCCAAGTGGTGATTGCAGGTAATAAAGAGGCCGTAGAACGTGCGGGCACAGCGTGTAAAGCTGCGGGGGCAAAACGAGCTTTACCTTTACCTGTCAGCGTACCGTCTCACTGTGCGTTGATGAAACCTGCTGCCGATAAGCTGGCAGAAGCACTGGAAAATATTGAATTCCAGGCACCTATTTTCCCTGTCGTGAATAACGTAGACGTGAAAACTGAAGTGTCACCAGAGGCTATCCGTAGCGCATTGGTGCGTCAGCTGTATAATCCGGTACGTTGGACTGAAAGTGTTGAATTTATTGCAGCAGAAGGCGTTGAGCTGCTGTTAGAAGTTGGGCCAGGTAAGGTCTTGACTGGCTTAACTAAGCGTATCGTTGACACGTTAGCCGCAGCACCAGTAAACGATGTGGCAACACTGACGAACGCGCTTGAAAACTAA